In the genome of Thiomicrospira aerophila AL3, one region contains:
- a CDS encoding HesA/MoeB/ThiF family protein: MIEELSDKQLERYGRHILLDEIGYEGQLTLVKKRVGIIGLGGLGSPVALYLASAGIGELTLVDFDQVELSNLQRQLIHNEQRIGLNKATSAKQSIELLNKDILINTITHRLNDDELAQIIINHDLILDCTDNFASRYQLNQLCYKHNTPLVSGAAIRWEGQISTYDFRKEGLACYQCLFPKKSSSDSINETCSQNGVVAPLLGIIGSIQALEAIKCLLDLPTLNSKLTIIDGLSMQIRQFNLKKDQNCPVCSIQK, translated from the coding sequence ATGATCGAAGAACTAAGCGATAAACAACTTGAACGCTATGGACGACATATTCTACTTGACGAAATCGGCTACGAAGGTCAATTAACCCTTGTCAAAAAACGAGTGGGCATTATTGGACTAGGTGGGCTTGGCTCTCCCGTTGCACTCTATCTGGCTTCAGCCGGAATTGGTGAACTGACGTTGGTTGATTTTGACCAAGTTGAATTATCAAACCTCCAGCGCCAACTCATTCATAATGAACAAAGAATAGGATTAAATAAAGCCACATCTGCCAAACAAAGCATCGAATTACTCAACAAAGACATTCTGATTAACACAATAACACACAGGCTTAACGATGATGAACTTGCTCAAATCATCATCAATCACGACTTAATTCTCGATTGCACCGATAATTTTGCTAGTCGCTACCAATTGAATCAACTTTGCTATAAACACAACACACCATTGGTTTCAGGTGCAGCGATAAGATGGGAAGGACAAATTAGCACCTATGACTTCAGAAAAGAAGGTCTTGCTTGTTATCAATGCCTCTTTCCAAAAAAGTCCAGTAGCGACAGCATTAACGAGACCTGCTCACAAAATGGCGTAGTTGCACCACTGCTTGGCATTATTGGCTCTATACAAGCTCTAGAGGCCATTAAGTGTCTACTAGATCTACCCACACTCAACAGCAAGCTCACCATCATCGATGGACTTAGTATGCAAATCAGACAATTCAATCTAAAAAAAGATCAAAACTGCCCAGTCTGCAGCATCCAAAAATAA